A single region of the Aeromonas hydrophila subsp. hydrophila ATCC 7966 genome encodes:
- a CDS encoding DeoR/GlpR family DNA-binding transcription regulator, protein MNPRHQLILTLVHQARKMSVSELSQRTGVSEVTVRNDLTALEKQGLLKRVHGSAMALESDDPDARMNINYLLKERLAERAAQLVEDGETVFIEGGSANALLARHLALHKRVTIITISSYIAHLLRDTQAQVVLLGGLFQHQSESVVGPLTRLCIEQVHFSKAFIGVDGFHPEMGFTGRDMMRADVVNSVLAKGVTNVVITDSSKFGAIHPSPLGTPGQIGVLVTDDALPAPMRATLAARGITVHCVAA, encoded by the coding sequence ATGAACCCACGCCACCAACTGATCCTCACCCTGGTCCATCAGGCCCGCAAGATGAGCGTGAGCGAGCTCTCCCAACGTACCGGGGTCTCGGAGGTGACGGTGCGCAACGACCTGACCGCGCTCGAAAAGCAGGGGCTGCTCAAGCGGGTGCACGGCTCGGCCATGGCGCTGGAGAGCGACGATCCCGACGCCCGGATGAACATCAACTACCTGCTCAAGGAGCGCCTCGCCGAGCGAGCCGCCCAGCTGGTAGAGGATGGCGAGACGGTCTTTATCGAAGGGGGCAGCGCCAACGCCCTGCTGGCCCGTCATCTGGCCCTGCACAAGCGGGTCACCATCATCACCATCAGCAGCTACATCGCCCACCTGCTGCGCGACACCCAGGCCCAGGTAGTGCTGCTCGGCGGCCTGTTCCAGCATCAGAGCGAGAGCGTGGTGGGGCCGCTGACCCGGCTGTGCATCGAGCAGGTGCACTTCTCCAAGGCCTTCATCGGGGTAGACGGTTTTCATCCCGAGATGGGTTTCACCGGCCGCGACATGATGCGGGCCGACGTGGTCAACAGCGTGCTGGCCAAGGGGGTGACCAATGTGGTCATCACCGACAGCAGCAAGTTCGGCGCCATCCACCCGAGCCCGCTCGGTACGCCGGGCCAGATCGGCGTGCTGGTCACCGACGATGCCCTGCCCGCCCCCATGCGGGCCACCCTGGCCGCACGCGGCATCACAGTGCACTGCGTCGCCGCCTGA